aatgtttgggtttctttcttgtcatatttttttaaaaattgaaaagttaattaaaaaaaaaaagaaaaaaacaaaacttcaggcacctcctccccatctccctcccaccccaaccAGGTCCTTTGTCCTTCTCTGAAAACACGTGACTCCTAATTGATAGCAGATCTCATCCCAGGGACAGTGGACTGGAGAATGACTTCTGCGAACAGCCCTGTCTCCCTCCTTATCCAACCATGGATAGGAAAGGATGAATCTGTCCCTGTGGGTCCTGATTGCAAATGTCAGGATTGCGGGCCAgccctcctccccgccccctgTGGCCCCGGGCTCTCACACCCACACACCCGGCCTGCTACatccccccttccctccccatgACTCCTTCCTTCCATCTCACTCCCTGGCAACCCAAGCCCATTCCAGACCCCAACCAGGAGCAGATGTGACCTTCCATCCCATCTGGGCCTCAGTTAGAGGTCCTGCCACAGGCAAGATTGgagaggggtgggtggggtgagcTGGCTGGCTGTGATCCCCTGGTCTCCGGTGGTCCCTTTCCCTGCTCCTAGCGCCATCCAAAGCCAGCTCTGTCCTCCCCGGCCCCTTCCCCATGCACATATCCTGGTCAGCTCCCCTCCACTAGTCTGCTCCCCAAAAATCTGCAGCTGAGCTGCCTCTCCATGAGCCTGCGCCTTCCCCGGACGTATCCCCCGGCCCCTACCCCGCACACCAAGTCTCTCAGACCAGCAGCCTTAAAGCTTTCAAGACTCTTTATTGGAGTTGCTCAGCATCACACACGAGTCTGGAGGAGCCAGGGGAAGGCACCGCCCCCACGGCCCCCAGCCAAGGCCCGGCCAAGCCCCCGCAGCCGCAGCTCGGGGTCACTCATTTCTTCCGGGGCTGCTTGTCGGGGAAGCCCTCAAAGAAGTCGTTGCACATCATGGCGATGCAGGACAGGAAGACGCTGTACTCCTGGAAGTCCACCTCATTGTCCCTGTTGTTGTCCAAGTTGCTCATCAGCTTCTGGAAGGCGGCCTCGTCCGTCCTTTTCTGGAGAGAGAGGAGGCGACAGGTGAGGAGGCGACAGGTCAAGCGCCATAGCCTAGGGAGTGAAGCCCAGACGAGAACCGAGTGCCCCCCCAGATCTGGGCTCGAGAAGGTGCTTGGCCACTCCTTGGGAAGCCCAGGCTTTAGGACCTTCCACCTTCAGGGCGAAGCTAGTGCAGGAGGAGGCTGTCCCTTGGGTGAGAAGGACTCTGCTGAATACCTACCTGGATGCTGTCAACTGAAAAGGCGGGACATCTTTTCCCAAGGCTGTTTTAAGACTCCATTTAGGTAATGGCCATAAAACAGCACACAAGGGACGGTTTGACATGGATGAGAGCTGCTTTATTGCTTGAGGGGAGATCTGTAGGCGTATGCCAGCCTCCATAGCTACATCGGCACATTCACAAGCCAAATAGAAGCTCAAAATTTTTCCATTGCTAGAGTGGCAGCAAGAGTCCTGGTGCAGCTCTCGGTTGCATGCATGGACCACTTTGCAAAGTTACTTAGCCTCCCTGAGCGTCAGCTTTCCCTTCAGCTAAGTTACATAATAAGTACAAAGCACCTGGCTGCACGTCCAGCTGGTAACTCACCCTCCATCAGCCTGCGCCGGGGACCCGTGCATGCTGGGCACCGGCTGTCTTTCTCTGAAGGCAGCCAGGGCAAGCTCTCTGccccctccttcccccttccaGTGAGAGATACCACCTGTAGCAAAGACTAGCACCTTCCAGGGCCTCGCCCCTCTTCTGGGCACCTACTTACCCCCAAGAAGCTGGGCAGCTCCCTGGTCAGCAGCTCCTTTAGCTCTGACTTATTGAGCTTAAACTTGTCACCCTCCTTGCCTGAGTACTTGTGGAAGGTGGACACCATCACATCCAGGGCTTTTTCCAGGGGGTACGCCATGGCAGCAATCaggatctgggggtgggggggttcaCAGAGGCACCCTTATCTACCCTACGTGCCAGCTAAGCATCCACAGCCCCcaacccactccccacccctcatGGAGCATTTGATGAGACTCTGGTCCTGCCGTGGGGGGAGCCTACAGAGGCGGGGCTCAGCTCCTGGTGGCGTCAGGGGCTGTATAGAGTGGGAGATGCAAGCTCCAGGCAGCAAACATTGGCAGGGTCCACTGCACAGGCTCTGGAGATTCAAGCCGCCAGCACCCTGGGCCTCACTCAGGTCGTGTCTCAACCACAGTGTTGTTTCCACCCCTTACAgacccccccactcccccagccGGGCAGCGGCTCCACCCTGAGCCATTCTTCTTGCTTCCAGGCTGGGTGTGGCTGCTGGAGCCCAGCCCAGGGGCCTGGAGCGGAAAAAACCAGCTGCCGGGCCTagggaggggcagggtgaggtGGCAGAGGCAGgcatgggaggggaggggagaagaggaggggggagaagagagaaggaaaaagaagggaagaaagactagaggaggggaggggaagccGGGCTCTCCCGGGCTGGGCTGCTCCGTGCAGGGCAGAGGCTCCTGGGACACTGCCGGACAGAAGCCCACAGTGCCTTCTGCCTCCATCTGCCTCCCACTGCTGGGCGTACGCACATGGCCATATGCAACCCAGCAAGCACAAGCCATGGGTCACACACATGCCACAGCACACCCCAACAACACTGCCTGCAGCCCCCGCCTTTCAGTACACCTGCacactttctgtttctctctcttgcacACACACATCCCACCCCAGAGCCTCCACATCTGAATTGCACATCTGGATCCATTTAGCACATCTGGTCCCCACCAACCTCCCTTTCTCCTGCCCCGGAGCCTGGGTCAGACACCCCTTGCATGCCAGCCAAGCAGCCACAACTCACCAGGACAAGTGAGAGGAAGCGCCAAAGAGAGAGGGCTGGGGACAGAAGAGTGGGGAAAGCCCAGCGGTCTGACCTATTTATACCCGGGGCCAAGCCCTGCCCATGGCAGGGGATGGGGGAAAGCGGGAGACTGGCCTCCTGCTGTGGGCCCATGTTTGCCACAGCCCCCTCGACCATCCTGCCCAGGAAACCAAGCTTCCTGCCCCCGGGCAGGCCCAGGTGGACAGTGGGTGGGCACCAGTGAGCCTGGGCAGACACCTCCGCTGGGTGGGCATGCCCAGCGCACAGAGCTCAACCTGGGGTTCCTGGAGCTAGAGGAGGGGGCGGTGTGTGAATGGAATGTGGGGGTCAGGGAGTAGGAGGGCCTGGGAAAAGGGGTTCAGGGGTGGTGGGGGAAGGATGGCAAATGCCCCTGACAGTATGGGGCTTGGTGGGGAGCCCCAGGCTCAATcagcccttcccctccccaaagGGCACCTGCCATGGTGATGGGGTCGGGGAACAGGGGGCACTCAGGACGGGGAACTGGCTGACACCCAAAGCAGGCTCAGGACGCCCCAGAATGTCTGTCAACAAAGGACCTGGGTGAGGTGGCATGCAGTGGTGGAGGGGGACGGGGCTCAGAGATGGGGTGAAGAAACAAGGGTGGGGTGGTTAGGgacaggggtgggagtgggggtggctGGCGTAGGGGTGCGTGTCAGGAATTCAGAAGCCAGGTTGGGGCAGGAGTCAGGGGTGAAATGGTCCCATAGGGACAAGTCAGGGATGAGGGTTAAGTTTCCAGGGAGGGGCTTGAGCTCAAGGATGGGGGTTTTGGGCTGATGGGCTGAGCTGATGAGGCGGGGGCGGGGGCATTGAGGCTCAGGGTGGGGGAGGACCCCAGGGATAGAGTGAAGCTCGGAAGTGGGGGTCTGGGCCCTCGGTAACTATGACCTCAGGAATGGGGTCTGCCCCAAGGTCTCCCCTACCCCTTCCAACACAGGGCACCCCTCCTTGGTTGGGTGCAGACACTTCAGACATCCTAAACCCATGAATCCTGTTTTCAGGGCTCCCTCAGCCCTGGGCTGGGCAtacaccccccccaccccgccccacggCCCCACCCGCCTCAGAGCATCCTGTCACGAGGGCTGGGCTGGGTCGAGCTCAGCTCTTCTGTCCCCGCTGAACCACTGGCTGCCCCGCCTGGAGGGCACTCCACCCTCAGGGGCCCCAGAGAGAGGCCCTGTGGCCCCTCCCCCAGGATGGGAGTCACTGCGTGGGACCCCACCCCTTTTGCCGGGCTGCTGAGACCAGGTCATTTCCTCCGGGTCTGAAACGGCCCTGGGGTGCGTGGGCTGCTCGGGGGCCCCTCAGCTGCCCGCTTCCCCCCAAAGGCCCGGGTAGGGCAGAGCCTCAGCCAGCGGCCGCCCCAAGACCCGGCCTGTCCTCTCAGCAGAACCAAACCAGCCACGCTGACACCAGCTCTTTATTAGGAGTTAAACTGCCTTTTGGGTGCTCGGTCTCACTGGGCCCCCGGGTGCTGGGTCTCACTGGGGTCTCGGGTGCTGGGTCTCACTGGGGTCTCGGGTGCTCGGTCTCACTGGGCCCCCGGGTGCTCGGTCTCACTGGGCCCCCGGGTGCTCGGTCTCACTGGGACCTCGGGTGCTCGGTCTCACTGGGGTCTCGGGTGCTTGGTCTCACTGGGCCCCCGGGTGCTCGGTCTCACTGGGGTCTCGGGTGCTCGGTCTCACTGGGGTCTCGGGTGCTCGGTCTCACTGGGCCCCCGGGTGCTCGGTCTCACTGGGCCCCCGGGTGCTCGGTCTCACTGGGCCCCCGGGTGCTCGGTCTCACTGGGCCCCCGGGTGCTCGGTCTCACTGGGCCCCTGGGTGCTCGGCCTCACTGGGGCCACGCTCTGCCGGGTCTTCACTTCCCCCCAGCAGCCCCGCGTCCCGCCCCCGGGCCCGGCATCGCAGCAGGGAGGCAGAAGAGGGGGCGCAGAGGGGCCCGCGGCTGCTGTATCCCTCACTGCGGCGCAGCCTATGATATGGGGCGGCATATCGGGGTGGACCTGGCAGATCCCTCATTAAAAAGAGTATAGGTGGGTGCTGGGGCGGCTCAgggtagaattcccgcctgccatgtgggagaccccggttcgattcccagcccaggcacacacacacccccaaaaagaggaaaaaaagagagatttaggAAGGAGGGCAGAGGGGCATGTGGGAGACTGTTGGTGACCTGCCCCGGACCACGCGGGGCAGAGGCGGGGCAAGTCCGGACCTCCCGGCCCCCTGGGCGCAGGCTACTGGGCACAGGCAGTCTCCGGGGCGCAGGGAGCCTCCGGGGCACAGTTCTCCAAGCCACGTGGCAGTAGAGACAGAGGCAGGCAAGTGCGCGCATGTATTCCGCAAAGTCCACCTGGCAGTCCTTGTTGGTGTCCAGAAGGCTCATGAATTTATTGTAGTCACACTCCCGAAGCTCAGTCTGTGCGacgggaggtgggggaggggtgaggagcgggggggaggggtgaggagctgggggagggggactgGCCCTCTTCTGTCCCTCCCCTCCGAGGAAGCCCCTCTCCTCCCAATCCACACTGCTTCGGAGGGCCAACCTCAGCCAGCCGGTTCCAGTTGCATACCTATTTCAACCCTGCCCACCCACTCCAAATCTTCCTTCTCagatcatttattgagcaccaactgtTTGCTACTGAGCgcctattatatgccaggcattctTCACGGTGTTTGCACTCAACCCTCCCAATGCAGCAGGTGGGACTGTCGTCACTTCGTTTTACaggggagaaaactgaggcacctGCTTGCCAGGTGGGTCCCTTCCTAGCCTCCCTTCTCACTTTCCTTTGTTCGTGGGTGGCCCAGACTCTGCAGACTCGAAGGAGAGGCACATCCGGGTACTCACTGGCCTCCAAGTGGGCAGCTCCCTCTGCAGCAGCAATTTGAGCTCAGTCTGGCAAAGCGTGGGCCTGTCGTCTGCGGTGACATATCTTCGATAGACTTCCAGGATGGTGTCCAGTGCCTGTTCCAGGGGACAGGTCATTCTCTCTGCAACAGAGCAAGAGGGCGACTCATGGTGGGGTCCCAGGCCAGCGTCCCTGCTCACCTCTGCCCTCTGTGCTCCCAGGCCTCTCTCAGTCTCTGTCAGGTGTGGGGCCCCAGAAGCTACCCTAGCTCTGAGAAGCCCTCTTAGGCCCCACCAGCTCCTCTTAACTCATCTCATtactgcctccccacccccaccccttgtgATTTTTCTCAACAAAGATCTTATTTCCCCAACATCACTGCATGTCCCTCAAGGAAAGAGGGTGTCTCCCACCCCACCACTTGCACCCCTGCGGGTTCCTGATGAATCCCACCTTTTCTCAGCCCCCAGCACCCAGGAAGGTGGCAATCCCACTCTGTGCCACTCTCTGAGATGCAGCCCCCTTCAGGACCCCAGAGCTCCTTCTTGTAAGAATTTGCACAGAGACCCTCACCCAGGGCTGACTTGTCCTCAGGCGTTTGGAGAAGCTGGACATagcaggtggggctggggggtggggggaggcctgGAGGGACGTCCCAACACCCTCCCCTACAATCCCTCCTCCCCAAACTCAAGGAAAATCCTCCAGGCTCGCCTCTGCCCCTCTCTAGCCTGGTGTGTGAAATGTGGTTAGTTCCGCCTTTCAGGTCCAGCCGGGGATCCGGGCCAGATGGTCTCCGGAGGCCCTGCTGGCTCCAGTGCTGACCCCACCCTGATGGCCCCACCCTGAGGCCACCCCCGACCTGGGGGTTCTTGAGATAGAAGATTCTTTGTAGAAGTGCCCTGTTCTGTTAGAGGCCAAGAAGCGCTGCCTGGAGTTGCCCACCTCCCCCCAACCCCAATTTCaccatcccctccccccacccttctGGGCCGATGCCCTGCCAGGGGAACCCTAAGGCAGCCAGGCAGGAGAGTTGTTTCCATGTGAGCCTGTGACTCACCACCGCCTCCCCCAGGGACAGGGACGGGAGCCCTGCACCGCAGAGCAGCAGGGGCCAGGCTCTCTCCCTACTGAGTCCCTTCTGCAGACCCCATGGAGCAAATGGCCTCACGGTCATGActggtggggggctggggggggcagCTAACTGTCTGTGATAGCCTAGACTTGGGGCAGGGTATCCAGGTGCCCAGAGGAGGAAGGGACTGAGATCCCAGGGAGTAAGGGAGACACAGGAGGTGCTTAGCCCTCTGGGCTGCTGCCAGCCTGCCTGGCGCCACCGCTGTTGCTGTTTCCAAAGTTCAGTGCCCGGAGATGGGCTGGGAATCCTCCTTTCCTAGGCCGCCCTGAGCCATCTCAGCCGGTCCCCAGAAACAAAGCAAAGGAGGcaaagaggagggagagggggcTAATTGAGAGCAGCCCCTGCATTTCCAGCCCACCGCTCTGCCCCCAGCGCCAGACCTCAGCTTTGCATGCACAAGTCCGCCATACCTGCCTTCCCTCACCTTATCGGTTGGCCAGCCCCTGCCCCTATGCCCAGGCCCTGGGCCAGAAGACAGGCTGGCTATTGGGGGCCCCCTGAAACCCCCTAACACCCAACTCAGGGCAGCAATTGGCACTCACCACTGGTGTTGGAGTTTCACCTGTCAGAGCCCAGAGGCAGGGAATCCCTATTTGTAGCTTCCCAAGGAAAGAAGAGAGCAATTATGGGGAGCCCAACTGGGTCAGTATGGGGGATGCCCACAGGGGCTCCCTGTATCCTTCCTTCCGCTTCCTCTATTACAGGCCCCATCCACCCACCTGTCTACGCACACATCAAAGACCCAGCCTGGGGCCTcagacaccccacccccaccccacccccacccctctcacTTCCCTGCTGCCCTCCCCCAGAGTCAGTAGCTGGGTTTGGCCTCCTGCCCATTTGGAGGTCTATAGGCTTCACTCTGAAGAGGCACCCCCAGAATACAAAGTGGGGGACACACTTTGCATCCACTTAGGTTGGTGCTTCAGAGAGCTCCTGTGCCAGAGGAGACCTTGAGAGTGTCTGGTGAGACCCCTCGGTTACAGACGAGAAGGCGGAGGCCAAGGCACCCCCCTTGCATGCTTCCCAGGTCACGTCTTCCGTGCTCGGTCATTTTTTGGAGTAAATCACTCATTTTCCTTGGAAAGTCATTTGTAGGATATTTTTGAGGCATAGGATGAAGGTGCGTTACTGCTGGGGCACCTGCAGTCGTCTGTCCTGAGGCTTTGCTTGCCTCCTGGCTAAGGGAAGTGGATGAATGTGGCCTGCGGCTGCCTGTGGGGGCTGAAGCTGCCTGGGGGGGCTGAAGCTGCCTGGGGGGGCTGCGGCTGCCTGTGGGGGCTGCGGCTGCCTGGCGGACTGGCTCCTGGCTAGAGCTCCACAGGGGTTTTCTTTCCTCCCCAGCCCTGTTCAGCTCCCAGGCAACCCTCGTTGCA
This is a stretch of genomic DNA from Tamandua tetradactyla isolate mTamTet1 chromosome 4, mTamTet1.pri, whole genome shotgun sequence. It encodes these proteins:
- the LOC143678734 gene encoding protein S100-A4 — its product is MAYPLEKALDVMVSTFHKYSGKEGDKFKLNKSELKELLTRELPSFLGKRTDEAAFQKLMSNLDNNRDNEVDFQEYSVFLSCIAMMCNDFFEGFPDKQPRKK